A genomic segment from Stappia indica encodes:
- the hemN gene encoding oxygen-independent coproporphyrinogen III oxidase encodes MTDLDQRYATRSVPRYTSYPTAPHFHAGVTGATYGSWLAGLPADMPLSLYLHVPYCRVICNYCGCHTKAARRDEPLLDYTDALLAEIDLVAARLPGRMQTVHVHWGGGTPSLLPRAQFLSVVERLHRHFAFDEAHEHAIELDPRTVTPELADTLREAGITRASLGVQDFDPVVQKAIGRIQPFEQVAQAVERLRAVGIDALNFDLMYGLPFQTLETVTETIRLTRELAPGRIALFGYAHVPWMKKHQRLIDESRLPDSAERIAMADHAREKLLDAGYRAIGLDHFAMPDDDMAVALDAGRLRRNFQGYTTDTADTLIGFGASSIGKLPQGYVQNMPDTGGWSRAIGDGLLPVARGIALDADDRARADIIEQLMTEHAADIGEIAAAHGLPLAHFSASIADLAEMAGDGLVRIEGSRVEVTPRGAPYARIAAAAFDIYLQRGLARHSVAV; translated from the coding sequence ATGACCGATCTCGACCAACGCTATGCGACACGCTCCGTGCCGCGCTACACCAGCTACCCGACCGCGCCGCATTTCCATGCCGGCGTCACCGGGGCGACATATGGCAGTTGGCTGGCGGGACTGCCTGCCGACATGCCGCTCTCCCTCTACCTGCACGTCCCCTATTGCCGGGTGATCTGCAACTATTGCGGCTGCCACACCAAGGCCGCGCGCCGCGACGAGCCGCTGCTCGACTACACGGACGCGCTGCTTGCGGAGATCGACCTGGTCGCTGCACGGCTGCCGGGGCGCATGCAGACTGTCCATGTACACTGGGGCGGCGGCACGCCGAGCCTTCTGCCGCGGGCGCAGTTTCTGTCCGTGGTCGAGCGGCTGCACCGGCATTTCGCCTTTGACGAGGCGCATGAACACGCCATCGAGCTGGACCCGCGCACGGTCACGCCGGAGCTTGCCGACACGTTGCGCGAAGCCGGGATCACCCGGGCGAGCCTTGGCGTGCAGGACTTCGACCCTGTCGTGCAGAAGGCGATCGGCCGGATCCAGCCCTTCGAGCAGGTGGCGCAGGCAGTCGAGCGGCTGCGTGCTGTCGGCATCGACGCGCTCAATTTCGACCTGATGTACGGCCTGCCGTTCCAGACGCTGGAGACGGTCACCGAGACGATCCGGCTGACGCGGGAGCTGGCGCCCGGGCGCATCGCCCTGTTCGGCTATGCCCATGTGCCCTGGATGAAGAAGCACCAGCGGCTGATCGACGAAAGCCGGCTGCCCGACTCGGCGGAGCGCATCGCGATGGCGGACCATGCCCGCGAAAAGCTGCTGGATGCCGGGTACCGGGCCATCGGCCTCGATCATTTCGCCATGCCGGACGACGACATGGCGGTGGCGCTCGATGCCGGACGGCTGCGCCGCAACTTCCAGGGCTATACGACGGACACGGCCGACACGCTGATCGGGTTCGGAGCGTCCTCCATCGGCAAGCTGCCGCAGGGCTATGTGCAGAACATGCCCGATACCGGCGGCTGGAGCCGGGCGATCGGGGACGGCTTGCTGCCGGTCGCGCGCGGCATCGCACTCGACGCGGACGACCGGGCGCGCGCCGACATCATCGAACAGCTGATGACCGAGCACGCCGCCGATATCGGCGAGATCGCCGCCGCGCATGGACTGCCGCTGGCGCATTTCTCTGCCAGCATCGCGGACCTTGCCGAGATGGCCGGCGACGGGCTCGTCAGGATCGAGGGGAGCCGGGTCGAGGTCACACCGCGCGGTGCGCCCTATGCGCGGATCGCGGCGGCAGCCTTCGACATCTACCTGCAGCGCGGTCTCGCCCGTCATTCCGTGGCGGTGTGA
- a CDS encoding AbrB family transcriptional regulator, with amino-acid sequence MLSLRQALLTLAIGALGGGAFQLAGLPAAWLAGAMVATATAVLSGVRCAIPDRLRDMLFVVLGLTMGAGVTPETVERIGEWPVTMLLVLVSVAAVLGATFLFQRKVAGWDRDTAYFAAIPGALSYVMILSLSYPRADTMRVAVAQTLRVFILVSLLPPIIVGSEPDVAAAVPALPVELLPLALVAAAALVCGYLFQRLGVPAGWLTGPFFVSAALNASGIVAVHLPEWLTVPALVGLGCIIGCRFTSISLRDLLRLLLVSLGAFAVGMSIAVAISLFASSLLGLPLGQLLLAYAPGGLEAMTLLAYLLDLDPAFVAAHQLARYFGMVLLLPFATRRILGPPQRVV; translated from the coding sequence ATGCTCTCACTCAGGCAAGCTCTTTTGACGCTGGCGATCGGCGCCCTCGGCGGCGGCGCGTTCCAGTTGGCCGGCTTGCCCGCAGCCTGGCTGGCAGGAGCGATGGTCGCGACCGCCACTGCGGTCCTGTCCGGCGTGCGTTGCGCCATTCCCGACCGTTTGCGCGACATGCTGTTCGTCGTGCTCGGCCTGACCATGGGCGCCGGCGTGACGCCGGAAACGGTGGAGCGGATCGGCGAATGGCCGGTGACGATGCTGCTGGTCCTCGTCTCGGTCGCGGCCGTGCTCGGCGCCACCTTCCTGTTCCAGCGCAAGGTCGCCGGCTGGGATCGCGATACCGCCTATTTCGCGGCGATTCCCGGTGCCTTGTCCTACGTGATGATCCTGTCGCTCTCCTATCCGCGCGCCGACACGATGCGGGTCGCGGTGGCGCAGACGCTGCGGGTGTTCATCCTGGTGTCCCTGCTGCCGCCGATCATCGTCGGCAGCGAGCCGGATGTCGCAGCCGCGGTTCCCGCCCTGCCGGTGGAACTCCTGCCGCTGGCGCTCGTCGCCGCGGCTGCACTGGTCTGCGGCTACCTGTTCCAGCGCCTGGGCGTCCCTGCCGGCTGGCTCACGGGTCCGTTCTTCGTCAGTGCCGCGCTCAATGCCAGCGGCATCGTGGCGGTGCACCTGCCGGAATGGCTGACCGTCCCCGCGCTCGTCGGGCTCGGCTGCATCATCGGCTGCCGGTTCACCAGCATCTCGCTGCGCGACCTGCTGCGGCTGCTTCTCGTCAGTCTCGGGGCCTTTGCCGTCGGCATGAGCATCGCCGTGGCGATCTCGTTGTTCGCATCCAGCCTCCTGGGTCTCCCCCTGGGACAGCTGCTGCTGGCCTACGCGCCGGGCGGGCTGGAGGCGATGACTTTGCTCGCCTACCTGCTCGATCTCGACCCGGCCTTCGTGGCGGCCCACCAGCTGGCCCGTTATTTCGGAATGGTGCTGCTGCTTCCCTTCGCCACCCGCCGTATCCTGGGGCCGCCCCAACGGGTCGTGTGA
- a CDS encoding GNAT family N-acetyltransferase, which produces MMLALPSLPLRTARLVLRPFRQQDFDAYAAYHGRADVYRFLYSFPPQAEELQQQFDRARQPDLSQDGATMTLAVERSQDGSVLGEVLLKVASTAALQGELGYIFDPAHAGAGYATEAAREMLRAGFEDIGFHRIFARIDTQNHGSVKVAERLGLRREAHFRQNDRHDGRWGDEFVYARLAEEWSQRG; this is translated from the coding sequence ATGATGCTTGCCCTGCCCTCGCTTCCCCTTCGCACCGCCCGCCTCGTGCTGAGGCCGTTCCGGCAACAGGACTTCGATGCCTACGCGGCCTATCACGGGCGCGCCGATGTCTACCGCTTCCTCTACAGCTTCCCGCCGCAGGCGGAGGAGCTACAGCAGCAGTTCGACCGCGCCCGCCAGCCGGACCTGTCGCAGGACGGAGCGACGATGACGCTGGCGGTCGAACGTTCGCAGGACGGCAGCGTTCTCGGCGAGGTTCTTCTCAAGGTCGCCAGCACCGCCGCGTTGCAGGGCGAGCTCGGCTACATCTTCGATCCGGCCCATGCAGGCGCAGGCTATGCCACGGAAGCCGCCCGCGAGATGCTGCGGGCCGGTTTCGAGGACATCGGCTTTCACCGGATCTTCGCGCGGATCGACACGCAGAACCACGGCTCGGTGAAGGTGGCCGAGCGGCTCGGGCTGAGGCGAGAGGCGCATTTCCGGCAGAACGACCGTCACGACGGACGCTGGGGCGACGAGTTCGTCTATGCGCGGCTGGCCGAGGAGTGGTCCCAGCGCGGCTGA
- the ccoN gene encoding cytochrome-c oxidase, cbb3-type subunit I, which translates to MAQAQAKYITMEEGFFATFLVVIAFACLIIAGKTYDQVMAFHTAIGSLAAAAGAFIIFRNYFEDRVPAPQEIGGKPNYNLGPIKFGAWAAVFWGVAGFTVGLIIALQLAYPALNLDLPWTSFGRLRPLHTSAVIFAFGGNVLIATSFYVVQRTSRARMPGSIAPWFVILGYNLFIVIAGTGYLLGATQSKEYAEPEWYADLWLTIVWVAYLLVFLGTLWKRKEPHIYVANWFYLAFIITIAMLHIINNLTVPVSVFGTKSYILWAGVQDAMVQWWYGHNAVGFFLTAGFLAIMYYFVPKRAERPVYSYRLSIVHFWALIFLYIWAGPHHLHYTALPQWASTLGATFSIILWMPSWGGMINGLMTLSGAWDKLRTDPVLRMMVVSIAFYGMSTFEGPLMSLRAVNSLSHYTDWTIGHVHSGALGWVGYISFGALYCLIPWLWNKKQVYSLKLVNWHFWISTIGIVLYICAMWVSGIMQGLMWRAYDAMGFLEYSFIETVEAMHPFYVIRALGGALFVAGSLIMAYNLWMTVRHGEAEEAEALPAGAMAPAE; encoded by the coding sequence ATGGCTCAAGCTCAAGCCAAGTACATCACGATGGAGGAAGGCTTCTTCGCCACATTCCTCGTCGTGATCGCCTTTGCCTGCCTGATCATCGCCGGTAAGACGTATGATCAGGTCATGGCTTTTCACACCGCTATCGGCTCGCTCGCTGCGGCTGCCGGCGCCTTCATCATCTTCCGGAACTATTTCGAGGACCGGGTCCCGGCGCCGCAGGAAATCGGCGGCAAGCCGAACTACAACCTCGGTCCGATCAAGTTCGGCGCCTGGGCGGCCGTGTTCTGGGGTGTCGCCGGCTTCACGGTCGGCCTGATCATCGCCCTGCAGCTCGCCTATCCGGCGCTGAACCTCGACCTGCCCTGGACGAGTTTCGGTCGGCTGCGCCCGCTGCACACCTCGGCCGTGATCTTCGCCTTCGGCGGCAACGTGCTGATCGCCACGTCCTTCTACGTGGTCCAGCGCACCAGCCGCGCCCGCATGCCGGGCTCGATCGCTCCCTGGTTCGTCATCCTGGGCTACAACCTCTTCATCGTCATCGCCGGCACGGGCTACCTGCTGGGCGCGACGCAGTCGAAGGAATATGCCGAGCCGGAGTGGTATGCCGACCTGTGGCTGACCATCGTCTGGGTAGCCTACCTGCTCGTCTTCCTCGGCACGCTGTGGAAGCGCAAGGAGCCGCATATCTATGTGGCGAACTGGTTCTACCTCGCCTTCATCATCACCATCGCGATGCTGCACATCATCAACAACCTGACGGTGCCGGTGTCGGTGTTCGGGACCAAGTCCTACATCCTGTGGGCGGGCGTTCAGGACGCGATGGTGCAGTGGTGGTACGGCCATAACGCGGTCGGTTTCTTCCTGACCGCCGGCTTCCTGGCCATCATGTACTATTTCGTGCCCAAGCGCGCCGAGCGGCCGGTCTACTCCTACCGCCTGTCGATCGTGCACTTCTGGGCGCTGATCTTCCTGTACATCTGGGCCGGCCCCCACCACCTCCACTACACGGCTCTGCCGCAGTGGGCCTCGACGCTGGGCGCCACCTTCTCGATCATCCTGTGGATGCCCTCCTGGGGCGGTATGATCAACGGCCTGATGACCCTGTCGGGCGCCTGGGACAAGCTGCGGACCGACCCGGTGCTGCGCATGATGGTCGTCTCCATCGCCTTCTACGGCATGTCGACCTTCGAAGGTCCCTTGATGAGCCTGCGTGCCGTCAACTCGCTGTCGCACTACACGGACTGGACCATCGGTCACGTCCACTCGGGTGCGCTCGGCTGGGTCGGCTACATCTCCTTCGGCGCCCTCTACTGCCTGATCCCCTGGCTGTGGAACAAGAAGCAGGTCTACTCGCTGAAGCTGGTGAACTGGCACTTCTGGATCTCGACCATCGGCATCGTGCTCTACATCTGCGCGATGTGGGTCTCGGGCATCATGCAGGGCCTGATGTGGCGCGCCTACGATGCCATGGGCTTCCTCGAGTACTCGTTCATCGAGACCGTCGAGGCGATGCATCCCTTCTACGTCATCCGCGCCCTTGGCGGTGCCCTCTTCGTCGCGGGCTCGCTGATCATGGCCTACAACCTCTGGATGACCGTGCGGCACGGCGAGGCTGAAGAAGCCGAAGCCCTTCCCGCCGGCGCCATGGCTCCGGCCGAGTAA
- the ccoO gene encoding cytochrome-c oxidase, cbb3-type subunit II, translating to MSIWKKHEIFEKHSLVLVIGILIVVSIGGLVEIAPLFYLKSTIEKVEGMRPYTPLELAGRNIYIREGCYLCHSQMVRPMRDELERYGHFSLAAESMYDHPFQWGSKRTGPDLARVGGKYSDEWHRDHLVDPRSVVPESIMPGYPFLLEAKIETRGIADHLKANVAVGVPYDEAQVSEAASDMLAQASPDSAAVDAFLERYPNAIVRDFDGDPSKVTEMDALVAYLQMLGTLVDFSIYDNKANLR from the coding sequence ATGTCCATTTGGAAAAAACACGAAATCTTCGAGAAGCACTCCCTGGTTCTCGTCATCGGCATCCTGATCGTGGTCTCCATCGGTGGCCTCGTCGAGATCGCCCCGCTCTTCTACCTGAAGAGCACCATCGAGAAGGTGGAGGGCATGCGTCCCTACACCCCGCTCGAGCTGGCGGGCCGCAACATCTACATCCGCGAGGGCTGCTATCTCTGCCATTCGCAGATGGTGCGCCCGATGCGCGACGAACTGGAGCGTTACGGCCACTTCAGCCTGGCGGCCGAGAGCATGTACGACCACCCCTTCCAGTGGGGGTCCAAGCGCACGGGTCCGGACCTTGCTCGCGTCGGCGGCAAGTATTCGGACGAGTGGCATCGCGATCACCTGGTCGATCCGCGTTCGGTGGTGCCGGAATCGATCATGCCCGGCTACCCGTTCCTGCTCGAGGCAAAGATCGAGACCCGCGGCATCGCGGATCACCTGAAGGCCAACGTCGCCGTCGGCGTTCCCTATGACGAGGCCCAGGTCTCGGAGGCCGCCAGCGACATGCTCGCCCAGGCCTCGCCCGACAGCGCTGCCGTGGACGCCTTCCTGGAGCGCTATCCGAACGCCATCGTCCGCGATTTCGACGGCGATCCGAGCAAGGTGACGGAGATGGACGCGCTGGTCGCCTATCTCCAGATGCTCGGCACGCTGGTCGACTTCTCGATCTACGACAACAAGGCCAACCTGCGCTGA
- a CDS encoding cbb3-type cytochrome c oxidase subunit 3, whose protein sequence is MNESYEAVASFAQTWGLVYFVVLFAGVVAYALWPRNAKRFDDAAQIPLRED, encoded by the coding sequence ATGAACGAGAGTTACGAGGCCGTCGCCAGCTTCGCCCAGACATGGGGACTGGTCTACTTCGTGGTGCTTTTCGCAGGCGTGGTCGCCTATGCGCTGTGGCCGAGAAACGCCAAGCGCTTCGACGACGCGGCACAGATCCCCTTGCGGGAGGATTGA
- the ccoP gene encoding cytochrome-c oxidase, cbb3-type subunit III: MADGHKKEVDHLSGVETTGHEWDGLKELNNPLPKWWLYIFYATIVWAIGYWVVYPSWPLVSSYTAGVLGDSQRANALAAFEAGMAERAQIGEKLVNASLEEIESTQSLLEFAMANGRAAFGDNCAACHGSGALGATGYPNLQDDHWIWGGSLEEIHQTLQYGIRSGHDEARFGEMPSFGADGMLEKEQITQVANFVGSRAGLEPEAGVDLAAGEQVYVENCAACHGDDLKGMKEVGAPDLTANNYLYGKSIDAIRAQVTNARNGVMPAWAPRLDPATVKSLAVYVHALGGGE; encoded by the coding sequence ATGGCTGACGGGCATAAGAAAGAGGTCGACCACCTTTCCGGCGTCGAGACGACCGGGCACGAGTGGGACGGCCTGAAGGAACTGAACAATCCGCTGCCGAAGTGGTGGCTCTACATCTTCTACGCCACGATCGTGTGGGCGATCGGCTACTGGGTGGTCTATCCGTCCTGGCCGCTGGTCTCCAGCTACACGGCCGGCGTTCTCGGCGACAGCCAGCGCGCAAATGCTCTGGCCGCGTTCGAGGCCGGCATGGCGGAGCGGGCGCAGATCGGCGAGAAGCTGGTCAACGCCTCGCTGGAGGAGATCGAGTCCACCCAGTCGCTGCTGGAGTTCGCCATGGCCAACGGCCGTGCCGCCTTCGGCGACAACTGCGCCGCCTGCCATGGCAGCGGCGCACTGGGCGCGACCGGCTATCCGAACCTGCAGGACGACCACTGGATCTGGGGCGGCTCGCTCGAGGAGATTCACCAGACGCTGCAATACGGCATCCGCTCGGGCCACGACGAGGCGCGCTTCGGCGAAATGCCGTCCTTCGGCGCCGACGGCATGCTCGAAAAGGAGCAGATCACCCAGGTGGCGAACTTCGTCGGCAGCCGTGCGGGCCTCGAGCCGGAAGCGGGCGTCGACCTCGCCGCCGGCGAGCAGGTCTATGTCGAGAACTGTGCCGCCTGCCACGGCGACGACCTGAAGGGGATGAAGGAAGTCGGGGCGCCTGACCTGACCGCCAACAACTACCTCTATGGCAAGTCGATCGACGCGATCCGGGCGCAGGTCACCAATGCCCGCAACGGCGTCATGCCGGCCTGGGCCCCGCGCCTCGATCCGGCGACGGTCAAGTCGCTTGCGGTCTATGTGCATGCCCTCGGCGGCGGCGAATGA
- a CDS encoding amidohydrolase, translating to MKTVSSSFLAVLMAGVSTLPAFAAEDVADRIWSGGPVLTMNDRAPRAEAVAEKDGKIIAVGSVDEVMKHKGEGTELVDLKGRAMLPGFVDAHGHAFMIGVQAVSANTQPAPDGKVNDIAALQQTLGEWKEAYPERIKRLGTVLGFGYDDAQLKEQRHPTREDLDAVSTDVPIVIIHQSAHIGVFNSKALEAVGITADTKNPDGGVIRREDGSSEPNGVLEEAAFFPALMKLVSGLDKEGGEELFVAGTELLASYGYTTGQEGRSTPNVVKLMQGASDAGRIKIDVVTYPDVLVDRDFIAANVSQTYRNGFRVGGAKLTIDGSPQGFTALRDRPYYNPPSHFRADYAGYAAASSDQVFDAIDWAFANDIQVITHSNGEGASDMLIAAIKSATEKHGNDDRRPVLIHGQFLRQDQVGSLDELDIFPSLFPMHTFYWGDWHRDRTVGPVNADNISPTGWVRERGMMFSTHHDAPVAFPDSMRILDATVTRRSRSGDILGPHQRVDVMTALKAMTIWPAYQHFEEGQKGSIETGKVADLIILSQDPTAIDPETLDTLKVQETIKHGETIYSRKDEEKQGNLRMRPGPDGSDALGNFLRNASASVEAAGGHAHGPDLLYQAFAAGFGAQAPASTR from the coding sequence GTGAAAACCGTATCCAGTTCTTTCCTCGCCGTTCTGATGGCCGGCGTCAGTACATTGCCGGCGTTTGCCGCCGAGGACGTCGCCGACCGGATCTGGTCGGGCGGCCCGGTCCTGACCATGAACGACCGTGCCCCGCGCGCGGAAGCGGTCGCGGAGAAGGACGGCAAGATCATTGCCGTCGGCTCTGTGGACGAGGTGATGAAGCACAAGGGCGAGGGCACCGAACTCGTCGACCTCAAGGGCCGGGCCATGCTGCCGGGCTTCGTCGATGCGCACGGCCATGCCTTCATGATCGGCGTGCAGGCCGTATCCGCCAACACCCAGCCGGCGCCCGACGGCAAGGTCAATGACATCGCCGCGCTGCAGCAGACCTTGGGCGAGTGGAAGGAAGCCTATCCGGAGCGCATCAAGCGGCTCGGAACCGTGCTCGGCTTCGGCTACGACGATGCGCAGCTCAAGGAGCAGCGTCATCCCACGCGCGAGGACCTGGACGCGGTGTCGACGGACGTGCCGATCGTGATCATCCACCAGTCCGCGCATATCGGTGTCTTCAACTCCAAGGCGCTGGAGGCGGTAGGCATCACCGCCGACACCAAGAACCCGGACGGCGGCGTCATCCGGCGCGAGGATGGCTCCAGCGAGCCGAACGGCGTGCTCGAGGAAGCCGCCTTCTTCCCGGCCCTGATGAAGCTGGTCTCCGGTCTCGACAAGGAGGGCGGCGAGGAACTGTTCGTCGCCGGTACCGAGCTGCTGGCGAGCTACGGCTACACGACCGGCCAGGAAGGCCGCTCCACGCCCAATGTCGTGAAGCTGATGCAGGGGGCCTCCGATGCCGGACGCATCAAGATCGATGTCGTCACCTATCCGGACGTTCTCGTCGACCGCGACTTCATCGCCGCCAACGTGTCGCAAACCTATCGCAACGGGTTCCGTGTCGGCGGCGCCAAGCTGACCATCGACGGCTCGCCGCAGGGCTTCACGGCGCTGCGCGACCGCCCCTATTACAATCCGCCCTCGCACTTCCGCGCGGATTATGCCGGCTATGCGGCCGCCAGCAGCGACCAGGTGTTCGACGCCATCGACTGGGCCTTCGCGAACGACATCCAGGTCATCACCCACTCCAACGGCGAGGGCGCGTCGGACATGCTGATCGCGGCGATCAAGTCCGCGACCGAGAAGCACGGCAACGACGACCGCCGCCCCGTGCTGATCCACGGCCAGTTCCTGCGCCAGGATCAGGTCGGCTCTCTCGATGAGCTCGACATCTTCCCCTCGCTGTTCCCCATGCACACCTTCTACTGGGGCGACTGGCACCGCGACCGCACCGTCGGTCCGGTCAATGCCGACAACATCTCGCCGACCGGCTGGGTGCGCGAGCGCGGCATGATGTTCTCCACCCACCACGATGCGCCGGTGGCCTTCCCCGACAGCATGCGCATTCTGGATGCCACCGTGACCCGGCGCTCGCGGTCTGGCGATATCCTCGGCCCGCACCAGCGGGTCGATGTGATGACCGCGCTGAAGGCGATGACCATCTGGCCGGCCTATCAGCACTTTGAAGAGGGTCAGAAGGGATCGATCGAGACCGGCAAGGTCGCCGATCTCATCATCCTGAGCCAGGATCCGACGGCGATCGATCCCGAGACGCTGGACACGCTGAAGGTTCAGGAGACGATCAAGCACGGCGAGACCATCTACAGCCGCAAGGACGAAGAGAAGCAGGGCAACCTGCGGATGCGCCCGGGGCCGGACGGCAGCGACGCCCTCGGCAACTTCCTGCGCAACGCCTCGGCCAGCGTCGAGGCTGCCGGCGGCCATGCGCATGGGCCCGATCTTCTGTACCAGGCCTTTGCGGCCGGCTTTGGCGCACAGGCGCCTGCCAGCACCCGCTGA
- the qhpR gene encoding AraC-like transcriptional regulator QhpR has protein sequence MHASQRPLSPASPACRVTISAAALPLISDVLAGAGLDAPRAFAETGLSVTLAPSHAIPLDRFTTLLENAGRQAGTQACLWTCGRQIAAPALATLFPSGLGETRLGGLLARLLADLQALQEGTTFERQVEGDTCTLAYRIHDPRIWPRSRDAEFTLGFLHAVIERFAGTVPMAELALEHEQDGCRAALARQAGCMPLYGQRLNMLAFPARLLDLAIRTDAFPSAGPTPDHLQQARRSDDPGQRVGEAIRRRVGQGPFSQDDIAADLGLSGRSLRRLLDADGPSFRAMTDEARLDYALWALQRTRLPVGEIAWRLGYTDQGAFARAFRKATGARPSALRKDAGARD, from the coding sequence ATGCACGCCTCGCAACGTCCCTTGAGTCCCGCCTCGCCCGCTTGCCGGGTGACCATCTCCGCCGCAGCGCTGCCGCTGATCAGCGACGTGCTCGCCGGCGCCGGGCTCGACGCTCCCCGCGCCTTTGCCGAGACGGGCCTCAGCGTCACGCTCGCCCCGTCGCACGCGATCCCGCTCGACCGCTTCACGACCCTGCTGGAAAACGCCGGGCGCCAGGCCGGCACGCAGGCCTGCCTGTGGACCTGCGGCCGGCAGATCGCGGCACCCGCACTGGCGACGCTGTTCCCCTCCGGCCTCGGGGAGACGCGGCTCGGCGGCCTCCTCGCCCGGCTGCTCGCCGACCTGCAGGCCCTGCAGGAGGGCACCACCTTCGAGCGGCAGGTCGAGGGCGACACCTGCACCCTCGCCTATCGCATCCACGATCCGCGCATCTGGCCGCGCTCGCGCGATGCCGAATTCACGCTCGGCTTCCTGCATGCGGTGATCGAAAGGTTCGCCGGCACTGTGCCAATGGCGGAACTGGCACTGGAACACGAGCAGGACGGCTGCCGCGCGGCGCTGGCCCGGCAGGCCGGCTGCATGCCGCTTTACGGCCAGAGGCTCAACATGCTGGCCTTCCCGGCCCGGCTGCTCGACCTTGCCATCAGGACAGATGCCTTTCCGTCCGCCGGGCCAACGCCCGATCACCTGCAGCAGGCGCGCCGCAGCGACGATCCCGGGCAGCGCGTCGGCGAGGCGATCCGCCGGCGCGTCGGACAGGGCCCGTTCTCGCAAGACGACATTGCAGCCGATCTCGGCCTGTCGGGACGCAGCCTGCGCCGCCTTCTGGATGCGGACGGGCCGAGCTTCAGGGCGATGACCGACGAGGCGCGACTCGACTACGCGCTGTGGGCCTTGCAACGCACGCGGCTGCCGGTCGGGGAGATCGCCTGGCGGCTCGGCTACACCGACCAGGGCGCCTTCGCACGTGCCTTCAGGAAGGCGACCGGCGCACGGCCGAGCGCTCTGCGCAAGGACGCAGGCGCCCGCGACTAA